From Rhodococcus antarcticus, the proteins below share one genomic window:
- the gltB gene encoding glutamate synthase large subunit: MLFSSLPAPQGLYDPAQEADSCGVAMVADVKGRRSHAIVSDGLQALENLTHRGAAGSEPTSGDGAGILLQLPDAMFRAVVDFPLPADAPDGEHAYAAGTCFLPAEASSRAAAVARVESIAAEEGLRVLGWRAVPVDPVGADVGPTAVSCMPHMSQLFVAAEAPGVHGIALDRLAFCLRKRAEQATEATERDGTGVYFPSLSARTLVYKGMLTTAQLGRYFADLHDERLTSAIAIVHSRFSTNTFPSWPLAHPFRFVAHNGEINTIRGNRNRMRAREALLASDVIPGELQRLYPVVTPDASDSASFDEVLELLHLGGRSLPHAVMMMIPEAWENHATMDPERRAFYRFHASVMEAWDGPACVTFTDGTVVGAVLDRNGLRPARWWQTVDDRVVLASETGVLDIPADQVVAKGRLQPGRMFLVDTAAGRVVSDDELKGSLAAAEPYAEWLHAGLLEIAALPDRGHVQNTHESVVRRQVAFGYTEEELKLLLGPMAASGAEPIGSMGTDTPVAVLSQRSRLLYDYFAQLFAQVTNPPLDAIREEIVTSVARVMGPEQNLLSPGPASCRQIVLPWPVLDNDELARLVHINDDHDQPGLAAQVLEGLFDVERGGEGLAEALADLRRAASTAIAAGARTLVISDRHSDHTRAPIPSLLAVSAVHHHLVRTRERTRVALVVESGDAREVHHVALLISFGAAAVNPYLAFETIEDLVHTGELDGIEAGTAVRQYLTALGKGVLKVMSKMGISTVGSYTAAQVFEAVGLDRDLVAEYFTGTTSKLGGVGLDVLATEVRLRHRRAYPDNPTDRVHRTLEVGGEYAYRREGELHLFTPETVFLLQHATRTGQREVFAKYSAAVDELSREGGTLRGLFRLREGVRPAVPLDEVESVASIVTRFSTGAMSYGSISAEAHETMAVAMNSLGARSNSGEGGEDADRLHDPARRSAVKQVASGRFGVTSDYLVNASDIQIKMAQGAKPGEGGQLPAYKVSPSIARTRHSTPGVGLISPPPHHDIYSIEDLAQLIHDLKNANDAARVHVKLVSSLGVGTVAAGVSKAHADVVLVSGHDGGTGASPLTSLKHAGAPWEIGLADTQQTLVLNGLRDRITVQVDGALRTGRDVVVAALLGAEEFGFSTAPLIVAGCIMMRVCHLDTCPVGVATQNPELRKRYTGKPEFVVEFFRFIADEVRVLLSELGFRSIDEAVGRADVLDTDPAVAHWKSQGLDLTPIFAVPTGPDGGPLPQRRRTRGQEHGLEHALDRTLIQLADAALEDAHQVRLQLPVRNVNRTVGTLLGAEVTRRYGAAGLPEGTVTVELTGSAGQSLGAFLPPGITIELTGDANDYVGKGLSGGRIVVRPHADSAFAEQAQVIAGNTIGYGATSGEMFLCGTAGERFGVRNSGADLVVEGVGDHACEYMTGGRVVVLGPTGRNLAAGMSGGTAFVLDLDGGKVNPAMVRLQEPGTEDLAWLFDTVSAHQRWTGSTVAGSLLADWPRRSAAFTKVMPVDYQRVLDATRAARAQGRDVDAAIMEAARG; the protein is encoded by the coding sequence GTGCTGTTCTCCTCCCTCCCGGCCCCGCAGGGCCTGTACGACCCCGCACAGGAGGCCGACTCCTGCGGCGTCGCGATGGTCGCCGACGTCAAGGGCCGCCGCTCGCACGCGATCGTCTCCGACGGGCTGCAGGCCCTGGAGAACCTCACCCACCGCGGCGCGGCCGGCTCCGAGCCCACCAGCGGTGACGGCGCCGGCATCCTGCTGCAGCTGCCCGACGCGATGTTCCGGGCGGTGGTGGACTTCCCGCTGCCCGCCGACGCCCCGGACGGGGAGCACGCCTACGCCGCGGGAACCTGCTTCCTGCCCGCCGAGGCCTCGTCCCGTGCTGCCGCCGTGGCCCGGGTGGAGTCGATCGCCGCCGAGGAGGGTCTGCGCGTGCTCGGCTGGCGTGCGGTGCCCGTCGACCCCGTCGGGGCGGACGTCGGACCCACCGCAGTGTCCTGCATGCCCCACATGAGCCAGCTGTTCGTGGCCGCCGAGGCTCCCGGCGTGCACGGGATCGCCCTGGACCGACTGGCCTTCTGCCTGCGCAAGCGGGCCGAGCAGGCCACCGAGGCGACCGAGCGCGACGGCACCGGGGTCTACTTCCCCTCGCTCTCGGCGCGCACCCTCGTCTACAAGGGCATGCTCACCACCGCCCAGCTCGGCCGGTACTTCGCCGACCTGCACGACGAGCGGCTCACCAGTGCCATCGCGATCGTGCACAGCCGCTTCTCGACCAACACGTTCCCGTCGTGGCCGCTGGCGCACCCCTTCCGGTTCGTCGCGCACAACGGTGAGATCAACACCATCCGGGGCAACCGCAACCGGATGCGGGCCCGTGAGGCCCTGCTGGCCAGCGACGTCATCCCCGGCGAGCTCCAGCGGCTGTACCCCGTCGTGACCCCGGACGCGTCGGACTCCGCCTCCTTCGACGAGGTGCTCGAGCTGCTGCACCTGGGCGGCCGGAGCCTGCCGCACGCGGTGATGATGATGATCCCGGAGGCCTGGGAGAACCACGCGACCATGGACCCCGAGCGGCGGGCGTTCTACCGGTTCCACGCCTCGGTCATGGAGGCCTGGGACGGTCCCGCCTGCGTGACGTTCACCGACGGCACGGTGGTGGGTGCGGTGCTCGACCGCAACGGGCTCCGTCCGGCGCGCTGGTGGCAGACCGTCGACGACAGGGTCGTGCTGGCCAGCGAGACGGGCGTGCTCGACATCCCCGCCGACCAGGTGGTGGCCAAGGGCCGCCTGCAGCCCGGCCGGATGTTCCTGGTGGACACCGCCGCCGGTCGGGTCGTCTCCGACGACGAGCTGAAGGGTTCCCTCGCCGCCGCGGAGCCCTACGCGGAGTGGCTGCACGCCGGGCTGCTCGAGATCGCCGCCCTGCCCGACCGCGGGCACGTGCAGAACACCCACGAGTCGGTGGTGCGGCGGCAGGTGGCCTTCGGCTACACCGAGGAGGAGCTGAAGCTGCTGCTCGGACCGATGGCAGCCAGCGGCGCGGAGCCCATCGGGTCGATGGGCACCGACACCCCGGTGGCGGTGCTCTCCCAGCGGTCCCGGTTGCTCTACGACTACTTCGCCCAGCTGTTCGCCCAGGTCACCAACCCGCCGCTGGACGCCATCCGGGAGGAGATCGTGACCTCGGTGGCCCGCGTCATGGGTCCGGAGCAGAACCTGCTGTCCCCGGGGCCGGCCTCCTGCCGGCAGATCGTGCTGCCCTGGCCGGTGCTGGACAACGACGAGCTCGCCAGGCTCGTGCACATCAACGACGACCACGACCAGCCCGGGCTCGCCGCGCAGGTGCTCGAGGGACTGTTCGACGTGGAGCGCGGCGGCGAGGGTCTGGCCGAGGCCCTCGCCGACCTGCGCCGAGCGGCCAGCACGGCCATCGCCGCGGGCGCCCGCACCCTGGTCATCTCCGACCGGCACTCCGACCACACCCGGGCGCCGATCCCGTCGCTGCTCGCCGTGTCCGCGGTGCACCACCACCTGGTGCGCACCCGGGAGCGGACCCGTGTCGCGCTCGTGGTGGAGAGCGGCGACGCGCGCGAGGTGCACCACGTGGCGCTGCTCATCAGCTTCGGTGCGGCGGCGGTCAACCCCTACCTGGCCTTCGAGACCATCGAGGACCTGGTGCACACCGGTGAGCTCGACGGCATCGAGGCCGGCACGGCGGTGCGCCAGTACCTCACCGCGCTCGGCAAGGGCGTGCTCAAGGTGATGAGCAAGATGGGCATCTCGACCGTGGGCTCCTACACCGCGGCCCAGGTGTTCGAGGCGGTCGGCCTGGACCGGGACCTGGTGGCGGAGTACTTCACCGGCACCACCAGCAAGCTGGGGGGTGTGGGCCTGGACGTGCTGGCCACCGAGGTGCGGCTGCGCCACCGCCGCGCGTACCCGGACAACCCGACCGACCGGGTGCACCGCACGCTCGAGGTCGGCGGCGAGTACGCCTACCGCCGCGAGGGTGAGCTGCACCTGTTCACCCCGGAGACGGTGTTCCTGCTCCAGCACGCCACCCGCACCGGCCAGCGCGAGGTGTTCGCGAAGTACTCCGCCGCCGTCGACGAGCTCTCCCGGGAGGGCGGCACCCTGCGCGGGTTGTTCCGGCTCCGGGAGGGCGTGCGTCCTGCGGTGCCGCTGGACGAGGTGGAGTCCGTGGCGTCGATCGTCACCCGCTTCAGCACGGGGGCGATGAGCTACGGGTCCATCTCCGCGGAGGCCCACGAGACGATGGCCGTGGCGATGAACTCCCTCGGTGCGCGCTCCAACAGCGGCGAGGGCGGCGAGGACGCCGACCGCCTGCACGACCCCGCGCGCCGCAGCGCGGTCAAGCAGGTCGCCTCGGGCCGCTTCGGCGTCACCAGCGACTACCTCGTCAACGCCAGCGACATCCAGATCAAGATGGCGCAGGGCGCGAAGCCCGGCGAGGGTGGTCAGCTGCCCGCGTACAAGGTGAGCCCGTCGATCGCGCGCACCCGGCACTCGACGCCGGGGGTGGGGCTGATCTCGCCGCCGCCGCACCACGACATCTACTCCATCGAGGACCTGGCCCAGCTGATCCACGACCTGAAGAACGCCAACGACGCCGCCCGTGTGCACGTCAAGCTGGTGAGCTCGCTGGGCGTGGGCACGGTGGCCGCCGGGGTCAGCAAGGCGCACGCGGACGTGGTGCTGGTCTCCGGTCACGACGGCGGCACGGGGGCTTCCCCGCTGACCTCGCTCAAGCACGCCGGGGCGCCCTGGGAGATCGGCCTGGCCGACACCCAGCAGACGCTGGTGCTCAACGGCCTGCGCGACCGGATCACCGTGCAGGTGGACGGCGCGCTGCGCACCGGCCGCGACGTGGTGGTGGCCGCCCTGCTCGGCGCGGAGGAGTTCGGCTTCTCCACCGCCCCGCTCATCGTGGCCGGCTGCATCATGATGCGCGTCTGCCACCTGGACACCTGCCCCGTGGGGGTGGCCACCCAGAACCCCGAGCTGCGCAAGCGGTACACCGGCAAGCCCGAGTTCGTCGTCGAGTTCTTCCGGTTCATCGCCGACGAGGTGCGGGTGCTGCTGTCCGAGCTCGGATTCCGGAGCATCGACGAGGCCGTGGGTCGCGCCGACGTGCTGGACACCGATCCGGCCGTGGCGCACTGGAAGAGCCAGGGCCTGGACCTCACCCCGATCTTCGCCGTGCCCACCGGCCCGGACGGTGGGCCCCTGCCGCAGCGCCGGCGCACCCGGGGCCAGGAGCACGGCCTCGAGCACGCGCTGGACCGCACGCTGATCCAGCTCGCCGACGCAGCGCTGGAGGACGCCCACCAGGTGCGGCTCCAGCTGCCGGTGCGCAACGTCAACCGCACCGTCGGCACCCTGCTCGGCGCGGAGGTCACCCGGCGCTACGGCGCGGCCGGCCTGCCCGAGGGCACGGTCACCGTCGAGCTCACCGGCTCGGCCGGGCAGTCCCTCGGGGCGTTCCTGCCGCCGGGCATCACCATCGAGCTGACCGGCGACGCCAACGACTACGTGGGCAAGGGACTGTCCGGGGGTCGGATCGTGGTGCGGCCGCACGCCGACTCGGCCTTCGCCGAGCAGGCACAGGTGATCGCGGGCAACACCATCGGCTACGGCGCCACCTCGGGGGAGATGTTCCTGTGCGGCACGGCGGGGGAGCGCTTCGGGGTGCGCAACTCCGGTGCCGACCTCGTGGTCGAGGGTGTCGGCGACCACGCGTGCGAGTACATGACGGGCGGGCGCGTGGTGGTCCTGGGCCCGACGGGGCGCAACCTCGCGGCGGGCATGAGCGGAGGCACGGCGTTCGTGCTCGACCTCGACGGCGGGAAGGTGAACCCGGCGATGGTGCGCCTGCAGGAGCCCGGCACCGAGGACCTGGCGTGGCTGTTCGACACCGTCTCGGCGCACCAGCGCTGGACGGGCTCCACCGTGGCGGGCTCCCTGCTCGCCGACTGGCCGCGGCGCAGCGCCGCCTTCACCAAGGTGATGCCGGTGGACTACCAGCGGGTGCTCGACGCCACCCGCGCGGCGCGGGCGCAGGGCCGCGACGTGGACGCAGCGATCATGGAGGCAGCTCGTGGCTGA
- the lgt gene encoding prolipoprotein diacylglyceryl transferase, giving the protein MSTTSTVLAYIPSPPQGVWQLGPFPLRAYAIFIIIGIVVAVWWGEKRWAARGGAHGTISDIAIWAVPFGLVGGRLYHVATDNEKYFGPGKNPVNALRIWDGGLGIWGAVLLGGVGAWIACRRKGIPLPALADAIGAPIVVAQAIGRIGNYFNQELYGRATTLPWGLEIFPRVDGLGRPDELNGTVPDGAAAVAVVQPTFLYELLWDLVVAAVVVWADRRFRLGHGRAFALYVAGYCVGRLGVELLRSDPATMVLGIRINVFTAVIVFLAAVAYIVLAPKGREDPASLGPAAAEGGPVGAPEPAAGHGAVGGAVVAGGAVAPEVVDDGPAGRETAADDEPAAVPLGPPDRTP; this is encoded by the coding sequence GTGAGCACCACGAGCACCGTCCTGGCCTACATCCCGAGCCCGCCCCAGGGGGTCTGGCAGCTGGGCCCGTTCCCGTTGCGCGCCTACGCCATCTTCATCATCATCGGCATCGTCGTGGCCGTCTGGTGGGGTGAGAAGCGGTGGGCCGCACGCGGCGGCGCGCACGGAACCATCTCCGACATCGCCATCTGGGCGGTCCCCTTCGGCCTCGTCGGTGGACGGCTCTACCACGTCGCCACCGACAACGAGAAGTACTTCGGTCCCGGCAAGAACCCCGTCAACGCACTGCGCATCTGGGACGGTGGCCTCGGCATCTGGGGTGCGGTGCTGCTCGGGGGTGTGGGTGCGTGGATCGCGTGCCGCCGCAAGGGGATCCCCCTCCCGGCGCTCGCCGACGCCATCGGCGCCCCGATCGTGGTGGCCCAGGCCATCGGGCGCATCGGCAACTACTTCAACCAGGAGCTCTACGGCCGGGCGACGACCCTGCCGTGGGGGCTGGAGATCTTCCCGCGGGTGGACGGCCTCGGCCGACCCGACGAGCTCAACGGCACCGTCCCCGACGGCGCGGCCGCGGTGGCCGTGGTGCAGCCGACCTTCCTCTACGAGCTGCTCTGGGACCTGGTGGTCGCCGCCGTCGTGGTGTGGGCCGACCGGCGCTTCCGGCTGGGTCACGGGCGGGCGTTCGCGCTCTACGTGGCCGGCTACTGCGTGGGGCGCCTCGGCGTCGAGCTGTTGCGCTCGGACCCGGCGACCATGGTGCTCGGCATCCGGATCAACGTGTTCACCGCGGTGATCGTGTTCCTCGCGGCCGTCGCCTACATCGTGCTGGCGCCCAAGGGCCGGGAGGACCCGGCCAGCCTGGGCCCGGCAGCGGCCGAGGGCGGACCGGTCGGTGCGCCCGAGCCGGCGGCAGGCCACGGCGCGGTGGGCGGCGCTGTCGTGGCCGGCGGTGCGGTTGCCCCGGAGGTGGTCGACGACGGTCCGGCGGGCCGCGAGACGGCGGCGGACGACGAGCCCGCCGCCGTCCCGCTCGGCCCGCCCGACCGCACCCCCTGA
- the trpA gene encoding tryptophan synthase subunit alpha: protein MFDSCRAEGRAALVGYLPAGYPTVAGSVGTLKAMVEAGCDLLEVGVPYSDPVMDGPTIQAAADTALRAGVRLRDVIDVVEQVTAAGGRAVVMTYYNPVRRYGVDAFARDLASAGGLGIITPDLVPDEAAAWIAASQDHDLDRIFLLAPSSTEERVASTAAASSGFLYAASTMGVTGARDAVSSAAPALVARVRTHSAIPVGVGLGVRSRAQAAEVAGFADAVIVGSAIVTAAAEGEQAVRDLVGELAEGVRGGHPATVEA from the coding sequence ATGTTCGACAGCTGCCGCGCCGAGGGCCGCGCCGCGCTGGTGGGCTACCTGCCCGCCGGCTACCCCACGGTCGCCGGCTCGGTCGGCACCCTCAAGGCCATGGTCGAGGCGGGCTGCGACCTCCTCGAGGTCGGCGTGCCGTACTCCGATCCCGTCATGGACGGTCCGACCATCCAGGCGGCGGCCGACACCGCGCTGCGGGCCGGGGTCCGGCTACGCGACGTCATCGACGTGGTGGAGCAGGTCACCGCGGCCGGGGGCCGGGCGGTGGTGATGACCTACTACAACCCGGTCCGTCGCTACGGGGTCGACGCCTTCGCCCGCGACCTGGCCTCGGCGGGCGGGCTCGGGATCATCACCCCGGACCTGGTGCCCGACGAGGCCGCGGCCTGGATCGCGGCCTCGCAGGACCACGACCTCGACCGGATCTTCCTGCTCGCGCCCTCCTCCACGGAGGAGCGGGTGGCCAGCACCGCCGCCGCGAGCAGCGGGTTCCTCTACGCCGCGTCCACCATGGGTGTCACCGGCGCGCGGGATGCGGTGTCCTCGGCCGCGCCCGCCCTGGTCGCCCGGGTGCGCACGCACTCCGCCATCCCGGTGGGCGTCGGGCTCGGGGTGCGCTCTCGGGCCCAGGCGGCCGAGGTGGCCGGCTTCGCGGACGCGGTGATCGTGGGCTCGGCCATCGTCACCGCGGCCGCGGAGGGCGAGCAGGCCGTCCGTGACCTCGTCGGCGAGCTGGCCGAGGGCGTGCGCGGGGGGCACCCCGCTACCGTGGAGGCGTGA
- the trpB gene encoding tryptophan synthase subunit beta has translation MTTTSPTVTPARAGLPKASDGLTDRSSHDPDATGHFGDYGGRFVPEALIGALEELAAAYEKARSDPEFLQTLDDLQRDYTGRPSPVFEARRLSEHAGGARILLKREDLNHTGSHKINNVLGQVLLAKKMGKTRVIAETGAGQHGVATATACALLGLECVVYMGRVDTERQALNVARMRLLGAEVIAVSSGSATLKDAINEALREWVTRVDDTHYCLGTVAGPHPFPLMVRDFHRIIGMEARAQVLSSHGRLPDAVVACVGGGSNAIGIFHAFLDDPDVRLVGYEPGGDGVETGRHGATLTAGSPGSLHGAMSYLLQDEDGQTSESHSISAGLDYPGVGPEHALLKDLGRAEYHPVTDTEAMDAFRLLCRTEGIIPAIESAHAISGAVRLGRELGPGAIILVNLSGRGDKDVDTAARWFADHGEPVVDPASLDHPEPNRADGPGSGTGEQL, from the coding sequence GTGACGACCACCTCCCCGACCGTGACCCCGGCGAGAGCGGGCCTGCCGAAGGCCAGCGACGGGCTCACCGACCGCAGCAGCCACGACCCGGACGCGACCGGGCACTTCGGCGACTACGGCGGTCGCTTCGTCCCCGAGGCCCTCATCGGGGCGCTGGAGGAGCTGGCCGCGGCCTACGAGAAGGCGCGCAGCGACCCGGAGTTCCTGCAGACGCTGGACGACCTGCAGCGCGACTACACCGGGCGCCCGTCGCCGGTGTTCGAGGCGCGCCGGCTCTCCGAGCACGCGGGCGGGGCCCGGATCCTGCTCAAGCGCGAGGACCTGAACCACACCGGCTCGCACAAGATCAACAACGTCCTCGGCCAGGTGCTCCTGGCCAAGAAGATGGGCAAGACCCGGGTCATCGCGGAGACCGGGGCCGGGCAGCACGGCGTGGCCACGGCCACGGCGTGCGCCCTGCTCGGCCTCGAGTGCGTGGTCTACATGGGCAGGGTCGACACCGAGCGCCAGGCGCTGAACGTCGCCCGGATGCGACTGCTGGGCGCCGAGGTCATCGCCGTGAGCTCCGGATCGGCGACGCTCAAGGACGCCATCAACGAGGCCCTGCGCGAGTGGGTCACGCGGGTGGACGACACCCACTACTGCCTCGGCACCGTGGCCGGACCGCACCCGTTCCCGCTGATGGTGCGCGACTTCCACCGGATCATCGGCATGGAGGCCCGGGCCCAGGTGCTCAGCAGCCACGGCCGGCTGCCCGACGCGGTGGTCGCCTGCGTCGGCGGGGGATCGAACGCGATCGGCATCTTCCACGCCTTCCTCGACGACCCGGACGTGCGGCTGGTGGGCTACGAGCCCGGGGGCGACGGCGTCGAGACCGGTCGGCACGGCGCGACCCTGACCGCGGGCAGCCCGGGCTCGCTGCACGGGGCCATGAGCTACCTGCTGCAGGACGAGGACGGGCAGACGAGCGAGTCGCACTCCATCTCCGCGGGGCTGGACTACCCGGGCGTGGGCCCGGAGCACGCGCTGCTCAAGGACCTCGGGCGCGCCGAGTACCACCCGGTCACCGACACCGAGGCGATGGACGCCTTCCGGCTGCTGTGCCGCACCGAGGGCATCATCCCGGCCATCGAGAGCGCGCACGCCATCTCCGGTGCCGTGCGGCTGGGCCGCGAGCTCGGTCCCGGGGCGATCATCCTGGTCAACCTCTCCGGCCGCGGTGACAAGGACGTGGACACCGCGGCCCGCTGGTTCGCCGACCACGGTGAGCCGGTCGTGGACCCCGCGTCGCTGGACCACCCCGAGCCGAACCGCGCGGACGGGCCGGGCTCGGGCACGGGCGAGCAGCTGTGA
- the trpC gene encoding indole-3-glycerol phosphate synthase TrpC: MTSVLESILDGVRGDVAARESATDLATVKAAAAAAPPARDAVAALREPGIAVIAEVKRKSPAKGALADIGDPASLAGSYADGGARIISVLTEERRFGGSLADLDAVRAAVDVPVLRKDFIVGPYQVHEARAHGADVVLLIVAALEQNTLSALLDRVESLGMTALVEVNNEAEADRALQAGARVIGVNARNLHTLEVDRDNFARIAPGLPSDVLKIAASGVRGTADLLAYAGAGADAVLVGEGLVTAKNPRSAVSDLVAAGSHPSCPKPAR, from the coding sequence GTGACGAGTGTCCTCGAGTCCATTCTCGACGGCGTCCGAGGCGACGTCGCGGCGCGCGAGAGCGCCACCGACCTCGCGACCGTGAAGGCCGCCGCCGCCGCCGCACCCCCGGCGCGGGACGCCGTGGCCGCCCTGCGCGAGCCCGGCATCGCCGTCATCGCCGAGGTCAAGCGGAAGAGCCCGGCCAAGGGCGCGCTGGCCGACATCGGCGATCCGGCGAGCCTCGCCGGCTCCTACGCCGACGGCGGCGCGCGGATCATCAGCGTGCTCACCGAGGAGCGCCGCTTCGGCGGCTCGCTGGCCGATCTCGACGCCGTGCGCGCGGCGGTGGACGTCCCCGTGCTGCGCAAGGACTTCATCGTCGGCCCGTACCAGGTGCACGAGGCGCGGGCGCACGGGGCGGACGTGGTGCTGCTCATCGTGGCCGCGCTGGAGCAGAACACCCTCAGCGCGCTGCTCGACCGGGTGGAGTCCCTCGGGATGACCGCGCTGGTCGAGGTGAACAACGAGGCCGAGGCCGACCGCGCGCTGCAGGCCGGTGCCCGGGTCATCGGGGTCAACGCGCGCAACCTGCACACCCTCGAGGTGGACCGGGACAACTTCGCCCGCATCGCTCCCGGTCTGCCCAGCGACGTCCTCAAGATCGCCGCGTCCGGGGTGCGGGGCACCGCCGACCTGCTCGCCTACGCCGGTGCGGGGGCGGACGCCGTCCTCGTCGGTGAGGGCCTCGTCACCGCCAAGAACCCGCGCAGTGCCGTGTCCGACCTGGTGGCCGCCGGTTCGCACCCGTCCTGCCCCAAGCCCGCACGCTGA
- a CDS encoding TIGR02234 family membrane protein — MGEGTGPRRAGTREVVVGLLVASALIWAGSRFTWVSATTVDDLRGTRTTGLKGSTWAAELVPLALVALAAVAAVLAVRGWVLRVVAALVVLVGVASVVPAVRLLAGSASPDRARALLDSASAQVSTSTSAPGALLVGLGGLLMVLSGGLLLRAPGRARGLSDRYQTPAVRRERASAVAEGGVDEGEADGELTERRIWDALDAGEDPTAGPGPGAGRDPHHSPSTLPGDPSTGGREGGGTQ; from the coding sequence GTGGGTGAGGGCACGGGGCCGCGGCGAGCCGGGACGCGGGAGGTCGTCGTCGGCCTGCTGGTCGCGTCGGCGCTGATCTGGGCGGGCTCGCGCTTCACCTGGGTCTCCGCCACCACCGTCGACGACCTGCGCGGCACCCGGACCACGGGGCTCAAGGGCTCCACCTGGGCCGCCGAGCTCGTCCCGCTGGCCCTGGTGGCACTGGCCGCCGTCGCCGCCGTGCTCGCCGTGCGGGGGTGGGTGCTCAGGGTGGTCGCAGCGCTCGTGGTCCTCGTCGGCGTGGCGTCGGTGGTGCCGGCCGTGCGGCTGCTCGCGGGCAGTGCGTCCCCCGACCGGGCGCGGGCACTGCTGGACAGCGCGAGCGCCCAGGTCAGCACCTCGACCTCGGCCCCCGGCGCCCTCCTGGTCGGGCTGGGGGGGCTGCTCATGGTGCTCAGCGGGGGACTGCTGCTGCGGGCGCCCGGACGGGCTCGGGGACTGTCCGACCGCTACCAGACCCCCGCCGTGCGGCGGGAGCGCGCGAGCGCGGTGGCCGAGGGCGGGGTGGACGAGGGCGAGGCGGACGGCGAGCTCACCGAGCGGCGGATCTGGGACGCCCTGGACGCCGGCGAGGACCCCACCGCCGGGCCCGGTCCTGGGGCGGGTCGAGACCCACATCACTCTCCGTCTACCCTTCCCGGTGACCCCAGCACCGGTGGGCGAGAGGGGGGCGGTACCCAGTGA
- a CDS encoding anthranilate synthase component I yields the protein MPGVPLGQTTPSLEEFRALAAEHRVVPVTRRVLADSETPVSAYRKLAGDRPGTFLLESAENGRSWSRWSFIGVGAPAALTVVGGEAVWQGTVPTGAPSGGDPLAVLRETCELLRSERLPGLPPLTGGMVGYLGYDVVRRLERLPSTATDDLQVPEMVMLLATDLAAVDHHEGTITLIANAVNWDGSDERVDQAHADAVSRLDAMAFALAAPSASTVTTFDRPEPQYRRARSSAEHEAGVRALVAEIEAGEAFQVVLSQRFEMDTSADPLDVYRVLRASNPSPYMYLMRVPDGAGGTAFDIVGSSPEALVTVVDGTATTHPIAGTRWRGATAEDDLLLEKELCADEKENAEHLMLVDLGRNDLGRVCEPGSVHVTEYRHVERYSHVMHLVSTVVGRLAAGRTALDAVTACFPAGTLSGAPKPRALELIEAAEPTRRGVYGGILGYLDFAGDADTAITIRTAVIKDGTAYVQAGGGVVADSDPAAEDLETRNKAMAVLAAVAAAETMRPAAAGTDTMRPAAAGTETMRPAAGVHRG from the coding sequence ATGCCCGGTGTCCCGCTCGGCCAGACCACGCCCTCGCTGGAGGAGTTCCGCGCCCTCGCCGCGGAGCACCGCGTGGTGCCCGTCACCCGCCGCGTCCTGGCCGACTCCGAGACCCCGGTCTCGGCGTACCGCAAGCTCGCCGGCGACCGCCCCGGCACCTTCCTGCTGGAGTCGGCGGAGAACGGTCGCAGCTGGTCGCGGTGGAGCTTCATCGGCGTCGGCGCCCCCGCAGCGCTCACCGTCGTCGGCGGCGAGGCCGTGTGGCAGGGCACCGTCCCGACGGGTGCACCCAGCGGCGGTGACCCCCTGGCGGTGCTGCGGGAGACCTGCGAGCTGCTGCGCTCGGAACGCCTGCCCGGGCTGCCCCCGCTGACCGGCGGCATGGTGGGCTACCTGGGCTACGACGTGGTGCGCCGGCTCGAGCGGCTGCCCAGCACGGCCACCGACGACCTGCAGGTCCCCGAGATGGTGATGCTGCTGGCCACCGACCTCGCCGCCGTCGACCACCACGAGGGCACCATCACCCTCATCGCCAACGCCGTGAACTGGGACGGCTCCGACGAGCGGGTGGACCAGGCGCACGCGGACGCGGTGTCCCGCCTCGACGCCATGGCCTTCGCGCTGGCCGCGCCCTCGGCCTCCACGGTCACCACCTTCGACCGGCCCGAGCCGCAGTACCGCCGTGCGCGCAGCAGCGCCGAGCACGAGGCGGGCGTGCGCGCCCTGGTGGCCGAGATCGAGGCGGGCGAGGCCTTCCAGGTGGTGCTCAGCCAGCGCTTCGAGATGGACACCTCCGCGGACCCGCTCGACGTCTACCGGGTGCTGCGCGCCTCCAACCCCAGCCCGTACATGTACCTGATGCGGGTGCCGGACGGCGCGGGCGGCACCGCGTTCGACATCGTCGGCTCGAGCCCCGAGGCGCTGGTCACGGTGGTGGACGGCACCGCCACCACGCACCCCATCGCGGGGACCCGATGGCGCGGCGCCACCGCGGAGGACGACCTGCTGCTGGAGAAGGAGCTGTGCGCCGACGAGAAGGAGAACGCCGAGCACCTCATGCTCGTCGACCTCGGCCGCAACGACCTGGGGCGTGTCTGCGAGCCCGGCTCGGTGCACGTCACCGAGTACCGCCACGTCGAGCGCTACAGCCACGTCATGCACCTGGTGTCCACCGTCGTCGGCCGTCTCGCGGCCGGGCGCACCGCCCTGGACGCCGTGACGGCGTGCTTCCCGGCGGGCACGCTCTCCGGCGCTCCCAAGCCCCGGGCGCTGGAGCTCATCGAGGCGGCCGAGCCCACCCGGCGCGGGGTGTACGGCGGGATCCTGGGCTACCTGGACTTCGCCGGTGACGCCGACACCGCGATCACCATCCGCACCGCCGTGATCAAGGACGGCACCGCCTACGTGCAGGCCGGCGGTGGTGTGGTGGCCGACTCGGACCCGGCCGCCGAGGACCTGGAGACGCGCAACAAGGCGATGGCCGTGCTCGCCGCCGTCGCTGCGGCGGAGACCATGCGCCCGGCCGCCGCCGGGACGGACACGATGCGCCCGGCCGCCGCCGGGACGGAGACCATGCGCCCGGCCGCCGGGGTGCACCGTGGGTGA